tttgttgggGGTCggggaggcaaaaaaaaaaaccaaaacaatttgATCCATTTTGGGAATCTGGCTGAAGAGTAATGGTCTTAAGTCTAAGCAACAGTGGGGGAATTTAATTTCCAAATCTTCATCTCCCCCGTTCAGTAGGAAGAACTAATAGTATTAACAGAAGGCACTCATTACATTTGCCTTAACAAGACTTATATTTATAAACTtaattgaaaaaagcaaaaaagatacTATCCAAGGatcacaatgaaaatattctacaaCAATTTGTTAAGTTTGAAAACCCAGCCCAAAACTAACTAGTAATGAGTGTATTCCTCCAGCAGattattaatgaagaaaaacatatttatgtgGCTCCAGAGATTAGAAATCAGGATCTTcttgtaagaaatatattttattattttaacctccttttataattgaaaatcactattttgaaaattgctctaaaaaagaATCACTATTATGTCAGCTTGGCACTTCTTTTTCAGTCTGAAAATTTCCCCTTTTAAGAAAGGCAACATTTTCCTCCCCATGTGGTACGTTTCTTATAAGTATAACTGAACTTTGTCCAGAATCAGAGGCAGTTTCTTCAGAAATAGCCAATGATCAACATACAAGACACAGTAGTTTCTTACAGATTCTCTGGCAAGAGAGTACAACAATAGTAACCGAATAAACTTAATacaagaaataatgttttaactCAAAGTAAACTGCTTTGCATTGAATCgcatttttctgattctaaacCAGATGACTTCTATTCTTAAAATTTAGGATAAATTAAGAATGCAAATCACAATCAGACCCTAGTTAAAGAAAAGAGGACGCCGAGAACAGTGATTTAGCAAAAGTAAACTCAACAACACAGTTAAAATTAACtgggaaaattttaattaataagcaTCAAATGTACTTTACATTGATAACTGCAATACTGAAACTGAGACATTGTAagtatttttctcagaaaacgttaatgattttcttttttcctgggaaACATGGAGATTCAACTATGAGCGTTAATGGAGCCAGTCTAGGTCATAGTAGTGTAGTCAGCGCTACTACAGGAACAGGTGTTCACATTTCATGTCTACAATAAGGTAGACTGTGCGCTTCTTGTATCgcaaaattttagcaaaaatcCCAAGAGATAATTGAAAGGAATGTCAAATTTTTGAAATGCAAACTCATAAACTCTACATTGGGATCACTTTTTTGCTTGAAGTGCATCTGACTTGAGAATACAggcaatttttctttcctaattccttggaaaaaatatttctgcaatAAGTCTAGTATCTTCTTTACTATGACTGCATTGTTGTTAAGAAAAATTATCAGCTCTGTGGTTAGTTTCCCACAGTTGATAAAAATCTATCAAAAACATAATTTACGaggaaaaaagttgttttttaaaggcTGCAGGAACAGGAAAGAAATAGCACTTCTTATTTGTATAAGCACAAACACTTAAAGCTAGTTATACTGCAGGTAAATCCAATACAGTATTCAAAAGttctataaaaatgaacaaaagatacACATTTACTTCCATTGTTCCAATAGTCAAATGTTAGATCTGCATGAGAGTTGCACTGTAGCAGTTTGCTGGTCCAATTTAAGAGTCCGAAGTCCTTTTCGTGTATTTGGCCCAATGATGTCCACATCCCAGATAAATTCAGttcaaaaaatggaaattagGGCAAAGACTCCGTATAACAAAGCACAAGGATATGCTATTAGAAGTTGCTGTCCTTCCATGGCTaatgcagaaatgaaaattttggaaGCAGAAAAACTACACCATCCAATGATTCCAACAGTGAGAAGGACTCCTACCATTCCTCTGTAACCAACAAGGAAAAAGAAGGcggacaaaaaaagaaagattagttATGTAAGAATACTAACTACAATAAGCAATtctaaagaaagcattttaaatccACATGTAGACATCTGCAGGACTAATCAAGATTTCCCCCCCCAAATGTTCAAATGTACTTTACAGTGAATTCGAAGATGCTGAATTATTCCATGTGATAAAAGCTCGTTTATCAATACATTTTGCGCCTTTTAGcacaggatttctcaaccttCACACTACTTAAGTATGGGCCGGATATACTTTTGTTGTAGGGGGGTTTCTGTGCATTGTTAGGATGTCCatagcatccctggcttctagcCATAAGGTACCAGTAGCACCCCTGTCCCCgacagttgtgacaaccaaaattgtctccaggtattgccaaatgtcccctaggAGCAAAATTGCCCCAGGCTGGAAACCAGTGTTTTAGTAGAAAATATCTTCTATAGaattcaaatgtaaatatatCAATCTCAACAAATGAAAAGAGTGAAGCAGTTTCTACACTAGAAATCTGAAGCATTTTTATCGAAAGTAGGAACACTGTAAAGCCATCATCTTGCCAAATCTCTGGTATCAAATAGTTGATATATGCTCTTCTCTCAAACCTCCGTTTCAGCTTTGTAAGTTTAACAAAGCCGGGTCACTGGTCAGCCCTGTCCAGCACATGCCACAAGGAGGAGCCTGACTGCTGAGGGCACCGTTGCACTGGCCAGGAGCAGGAACTCTATCAGCAGtaattttcacctttctttttaaCGATACCTAAGTTCTTCTCTAAAAATCACACATATTTAAAGCTGCTTACAACTATATCTGAGAACACAATAGGCCGGTAACAGCctcatgccaaaaaaaaaaaaagtttcattttcagttaaaaaactGCCAAATAGAGAATATGTTTATTATTCATTCACTACTACATGCCCAACATCTTCAAGAAATCAGATATAGTCTAatctgaaaaatatcaaaaagaaagtaagtttaatttttaacttcACTTTTCCATGCTAAATTTAACATTTAAGTTAACAATCACCACTCTTCAATTTGTTTAGTGACACTGGTAAATGAACACAAAACTAGTGAAATTCTTTTTCATAGGTAGAAGCTGAGATGGTATAAAAGATGTCAAAGTTTATTCTCAGTTCCACTGTTCATCACTGAAAAGCATGCAGCCTCACGCACAAGAGGCACTTCTAACGTTTGCTGGATCAGTGATTTAGCTCATACTGATGGGAAGGTAAATCCTACTACACAGAATTGGTCAATAGACACCCAAAATCAAAATCAGTACTTACTGCAACGAAAATATCACTGCAAAGCTGGAAAGTAGGATCATGGGAAGAAGACAATATCCAAGGACACTTGCCACACAACCAAATGAAACACCTGTCATACTCATTaagtttaataaacaaaacattcCTAGACATCCAATTGCACTGATTCCATATACATAGCCAAACTGGATTTTGCCAGCCtatggataaagaaaagattaCAGGTTAAAGGGCAAAAAAATAAGTTACTTTTGGCCTTATTTCACCCAAAATGGTACATGTAGAAGATATTCAATTTATGAGCATCAAAGTCTACAGAGATAATCTATTTTTTACGCAGAAGTAGAACACTGAGCAGACTGACTTTTACATCTTTCTTAAGAAGTTTAAAGTATCACCTTGCAACACAAagatatttgttttttcattttccagttagCATCTGAGCTTGGCACAGAATTCAACATATAAAGATACAAAATCGTGGTACAATCACCTAAAGCAGTAGACTTCTAAAAAGAAATCTCGCTGATTTTAAGCAAATAAACTAGAGACAAGATGGAAAGTCATTCAGAATGTTTAGACAATAGCTATTATCACTTGAAAGCACCTCATTCCACCAAAACTGCCTCAGAGCAAGTTAGTCTTATGCACAGATGTAGCTATAATCTTTAGGTATGATCTTTTAAACAGCAGAAATCATTTTGTCATTTCGCTTTACATGTTAGAGGAGCTAGGAGAAAGCAAGCCAGGATAAGCAGGAGGCCAGGGTTTtgtaggaaggagagagaagaaaactgaataaCAACCAGGCAAGAGGAATATAatggaagatatttttttctttttttttttccaaattgtgtGTTGATTTATAAAGTTCTTTgaccaaaaataaacacacacacacacactcactcaggACAGTTAAGGTTAGCTAACTTGGAGTTACAGTACCATTAGTAAAGTTATGTGAAACATCGTATCACTGTATTCAGGTCACACTATCATTAAAACTCACTCTACAGAGAAGCCTTCAAAACGTTCCTGGTTTGCCAGATTTTTGACATAAAGCTCAGTCATGAGAATGCCTCCACAAATTCCGTTAAATGGAAAACTCTTTGGGATTTTGTTAAGATTCaatgtttatttgtaaatatttgattgAGAATACAGAAGTTTGAAAGGCTCAGCTGAGTTCATTGATAATTCACTCATGTAATAATAAAATCTCATGCTTGCACAGTGCTTTAAACTTCTCAAAGTGTTCTCACATAACCTGTCTTGCTTAATGTCCAAAACAATCTTGTTCGGGGGCAAGCAAAGAATTCTCTATCAGAGGGAGTGGAGATTAAAAGACTTCCTCACGGAGAGAGTAGAAGCATGGAGCTCACGCCCAGCTTTTCTGACTAAAAACTTCATGTTCTATCCATTTACAGATATaagataaagttgaaaaaaaattaacaattgtctttacaacttttcattttcaatatgcTTTAACATTCTTAGGGAGGTGGGATAGGGACTAAAACCtcttgtcttttaatatttcaattattaaaaGTCAAAACAATGTACAGAAAAGTAACCACCCGCACCATTACAAGAAAACATTATCCAAGGTctggatatttaaattaaaaaaaaaaaaaaagcaatagacTAAAAAATTTTGTCAATCTCataaaagaaggaattttgatgaagaaataatgccacatgttatttattatttattttttgttttcccctaacAATTGGACCACTTCTTGGAACAAGAAATGATTTCTTAATATACTGTATTATTATCAATGGAGAAGTGATGAATAGGTATAAATTCAAGCAACTCAATACTGTTCAAAACACATCAAAGACTTGATGTACAAGCAATCTCATAAATGGCTCTTGGTGGAACATTTAAAGATTGTTCTGTAATCTCACACTAAGAGTTGAAACTAAAATCTTACCAGTAACAACGTGGCTCCAAAGGCAAGGCAAAAAACCATGGGTCCGGCCAAATCAGTCTCATTCATGATGCTGCCATCTGCTACTTTTAATGGATGTAACACTGTTAGTGTTTTTTGCCAGATGTGGTCAAAATTGATACCtaattctgaaggaaaagaaaataaggaagtcaAGTAGGACTTGGAATATACCTTTAGTTTACCAGAATCTATGCTAGAACAGGAGACAAAATGAAACAGCCAGCATCAAAAGACGATCCAGAAATACCAGATATTATTTGGATGAGTCCTCAACACCAGTCTTCTTTGACTGTGGtgtttattccacaaatatctgatttctggtttggtgtcagaaAATGGTATATGATGGCACAGACACTGTCAGCTAGTACTGCATAGAAAAGACTATATGAGCAGGGCTAATAGTAAGGGATCCTTTACTTGGGGCTTCAGGAACACCTGGAGGCCCCACGAAATTTTATACAAAACTATGTCTCTatgcatatgtgtgcatttttctAAGGAGTGTATTCATAGCTTTCATTAGACTCTCAAAGGGTAtcgaactaaaaaaaaaaatgttctaaactaCTGCTCTAGGGTTTTGGAATACAATTTGAAAACCACCATACTTTACAGGGATGTTACTAGTTTTGTCAGCTTATTTCTATGATGACTAatcaataccatgctattttctttcatttcttccactGATAGATTTTAATTGATAATATGAAAAGTCAATGCTAATATATTGACATATCTTATTATCACTTTTAAAGATCTAATAAAAATCTGTTCTCCTCTGGCTCAATGTGGTTTATACACAATCTGTTCAAAATGGGTcacttagaaaacattttctacattATTCTTTTAAAGGAAAGCATAACTTCTCCAAACTAAGGTTTATTTTCACTGACCAGCTGGATACTATAAAGTACGATCAGATGTCGCAACCAATCCTACCTTCTAATAAAGGTGGCTCATCCTCAAAGTTGGTTCCATAAAATGGCTGGGGAGTGGCTGGAGTGTATGTCTGAGCTGGCTGGAAAATCTGTCCGGTGTATGGCTGTTGTGGATGCATCATGTCCGGAGGGACAAACTGCCCTTGCTGCGAGTAGTCATAGCCAGCATACTGTCTGTAAATCAAAGTTAGTTACATTTCTCAGAATTACGTCAACCCCCAACAGCTGATATCCCTGACAGCTAGAAAATCTTAGTCATGCAATTCCTAGGATATGCACTTTGCCAGTTTTTGTAAATGATGGCTGAAATGATTACTAGAACCAATGTGATTATTACAATAAGTAGTCTGTGTTTTATAGAGAATCTTCCTGATGATGCCAACACTCACTCATGCAGCACttgagcattttataaattattcaacCTTTTAACATTAGGCCAACAAATGAAAACTCAAAAATCTTGTCTATTTTTCCCCCTTAGtgagtatatataatataaagataGCTGTGAAGTAAAATTTATCTCTAAGACTATGAATGAAAACTTAGGATGAGAGACTTTGTACGTTATGTAATTTTCCATTGTAATTTGGATCtctattgaatgaaaaaaatcattcttctttACTCTTTGTAGTATGTTTTTTACAAGTGGGTAAATGTCTTTAAGAACAACCATCAATTTCAAACCAGAGTGGAAAAATTAAGCTTCTTTTTTTGTGAAAGCTTCTGGATATAACAAAACCTTATTAGTATGCCttgaatttgaatatatatatatatatatatatatatatacacacacacacactttttttttttttttttttttactacaggactttattggggaacagtatgtacttccaggattttttccaagtcaagttgttgtcctttcaatagtagttgtggagggcgcagtttagctccagggccagttgctgttgttagttgcagagggcgcagcccaccatcctttcgggagtcgaaccagcaaccttgtggttgagaggacgggctctaaccaactgggccatctgggagctcagtggcagctaccgtgttcaatcttagttgcagggagcagagcccaccatccctgtgagagtcgaggagtcgaactggcaaccttgtggttgagagcccactggtccatgtaggaatcgaactggcagcctttggcgttaggagcacggagctccaaccacctgagccaccgggccagccctgaatagtgtttttaatctttcaaagtAGTTGTACACCTATTGTTTCATTTGGTATGTGCTAAAATCCTGCATTTTAGAGGGAGAGACCTTACCATGGCTACTTTAGTGATGAAAAAAGGGAACAGAAGGATACTGAAGTAATATCTTTAAACAATTGTTTCACCATGTTCTGAAAAACTATGACATCTGTCAATGGGACCAATCTAATTACATAGTAAGAAATACAGaagtaattactttaaaaggtatttttaaaatcagacctGAGAAGACTTAGAGAGCTTTTAGtctaattaccttttaaaattttatagttcccttttagataaatataaaaatttaatgacCTCCATTAATgttatttgagattttaaaataaatctaaattttaaattgaacATCTTGATTagaagcaaatcaaaacaacGATAAATTTTCAACCTCACATACATAGCCTTCTGGAAATTCCAATGGGGTTCTCAAGACTCACCACTAGTCCAATCCATGCTGAAAAAAAACACTGTTTATTTTGCTGGCTATATAATAATATAGaattcactgaagcattattttaatagcaaaaaccagaaaacaaaggaaacaactATAGTAAATAAGCTGAGATATGGGCATAGATTACTATGTAACTGCTAAAGGAAATGAGACAGTGGTATGTGTGCTAATAAGGAATGATAATCAAGAAATATtcagtggaaaggaaaaaacCAATGTTCAGAATAGTATATATCACATACACCCATTGTGACTGTGCTTTTTAGGATactacctatatctatatctatatacccATGtctatatatatcattatataggTAAAGGGACCTGGGAACAGGAAACAGAAGACTTAATTTTCACATTATACACTTTTGtacctttaaaaatgaagtacatttaatatttattaaaattaatcctcaaatgttatatgtaatatataggtGTCTATCAACTACTGACAATACCCAAAACCATAACTAATGACCTTTTTGAAGATTACTGTTAAAGCACTGTTACAAGTGTTTAATgtgaattatttcatattatctTCATTGCAACTCAAAGAAGTTGATTTTATCATCCTTCCCATTATAAAGATGTGAAAACTGATATTTGGATTAAAATGATTTGCCCATGTGGTAGATTAAAAACTAGACTTTTTGACTCTTAACAACTGTAATAAAAATCACTCCCAAATCCTACTTTACAGAGACgctgtaatattttttctgtaaatgcaTTTCCCCATTCATTTTGGTTTGCAAATATGTTGATTTCTATTTACACAAACACATACCCCACAGGGATAGCTGATTGAACTAAGACAAAAActcacattttctgatttaataCAATATGTTATTGTGTTGATCACTGTTTGGATATATCCTAAATCCCCATCTGAGTTTATGAAACAGCTAGAAAAGTGCCATATGAAGGTTTCTCCAATCTGCATAAAcagattgtattttattttttctcatgggGGGGgcgagagagaaaatataaatgtgaatgTATATGCAatagaaaaaccaaaaagaaTGATACagatcagtgattttcaaactctTAGGACCCCTTTATACTCTTAAACTTTATTACTGAGAATCTCATATGTtttttatgtgggttatatccatcaatatttatattagaaattaaaactgagaaacattaaaatatttattaactcatttaaagtAATGATAAATCTATTACgttatcataaacatttttatttaaaaattattttaaaaaaattactgagataAGTGGCAtgcttatatttttaacaatCTCATTTATGTCTCGTTTAACAGAAGATAGCTAAAATTCTtctatctgcttctgcattcaatctgttgtgatatATTGTTTTAGTTGAAGTATCTGAAGAAAATCTAGTGTTGCAGACTTGCAATTGGAAAATTGAGTATTTTTAAGAACCTTTTCAGATTATGAATATTCCTtttgatattatattaaaattcaaagCAAAGTGGTAGTTGTTTTAAGTTGCAACATGGAAACTGGAGCAATACTAATGAAATTTTTATACTGTTGCATTAGAATACATCCATTTTGCACTTTGAAAGGATCTTTTCTTTACTCATGTACAACTTATAAAATCATACATTGgccatttagaaaatattagtatgagttatgcagatcttccaaatattgacacatttaatataaatacatacataaatttaaaaatcacatttgttactATCATTACtgatctcatcagaaaaaaatgattactGGGAAATGGATAAGTTCAGTTATGGATGCAAGTTTTCCAAAATCCTCATTTTTGCCTGAAAACTCTAATTTTATCATTGGCCACACATACCGTTAATTGTTTTCCTTGAATTAACAggctcacttcattcatttttgagaaaatatctgccaaatacTCAAGACTGAATAACCATAATTTGTAGGTCAGTTGTTCTTTCCAATAAAAATGGTTTCCATGAGAAAGCGGGTGATTGAGTTTGAGAAATCGCACAGGAGCTTTTCCGAGAGATAATCATTGTACTTCAGTATGAAGTAGAAGTGCTTTATGACTGTTTCCCTCTTTAtcacagaaaatgttaaaaatgtgtgtattcaAGGGtcagaatataataaaatgataattcttACTGCTTCCTCAAGGGCATCCTTAAATGAAATTGATTCCCCCGACCCACCAACAAGTGGGTGGcaataaagaatacaatgatTACTAGAACAATTTGATGCCATTGTCTTAATTCATGTTCAGGTACCAGCAGTTTTACCAACCACTGCTTTCCCAATTATCAGTGTGTCTTAGTCTTgtgatgaaaatagttttgactttcAAGACTCTCTGAAAGGTCTCAAGGACGGTTGGGGGTCTGCAGTCCACACTTTAGAATCCCTGATACAGACGCATAAATCTCACATCAGGAAGAGGAATATAGCAAGCGAATCACAGCTTCAAAGGTGGCACTATTATTCCTTCTTCAAGATTCAAGGTGAGAAAGAATACCATagaattttactattttccttttctggcaTGACCTGGTCAGGAAAATTCCTGAGTCACCCCTGctagttttaaattaaaacacagcATAGTAGACATGATCTTTATAGGCTAAATCAACATTTTAACAGCAGAAAAAGCAGCAGATACCCGTAGTAAACCTGCTGCAGCACTCAGTACCAACAACAAACACAAAGCCTCCTAATATACTGGGTTGGCTACTTAAGCTCATGAAAATCCTTAGAGAGTCCATAAAGGTATTATCTGTTAAgtcaaagatggaaaaaaaaattctagctttcaacactttaaaaaattatgtaattgtgTGATTGGACTGCATTTTATAGGCATATCTAGAATACAGTGTGGGTCCTGTCCAAATATGACATTCATAAAACTCAACACATTAAGATCAAACAGcccttaattttttctttgtatttttgttgttgtttttgtatgaatatatgaatgataTTTATAAAGTACCCATAAAGGAAACTATGTAAAATGTTAAAGCTGACTCCACAGGGGAAATGCAAAACTATAGACTAATAATAAGTCAAACTTGAAGACAGTCTAAGTCATATGCTAGTCGAACCTAGATTTTCATCAACAGCTGATCTTTGTTACCAAATTAGcaacacaaacaaaatattatttgataaACTGAGATGGACATTTAAAATGCCATTAGGTTGCAGATCTAAC
This Rhinolophus sinicus isolate RSC01 linkage group LG10, ASM3656204v1, whole genome shotgun sequence DNA region includes the following protein-coding sequences:
- the YIPF5 gene encoding protein YIPF5 isoform X2; the protein is MMHPQQPYTGQIFQPAQTYTPATPQPFYGTNFEDEPPLLEELGINFDHIWQKTLTVLHPLKVADGSIMNETDLAGPMVFCLAFGATLLLAGKIQFGYVYGISAIGCLGMFCLLNLMSMTGVSFGCVASVLGYCLLPMILLSSFAVIFSLQGMVGVLLTVGIIGWCSFSASKIFISALAMEGQQLLIAYPCALLYGVFALISIF
- the YIPF5 gene encoding protein YIPF5 isoform X1; translation: MSGFDNLNTDFYQTSYSIDDQSQQSYDYGGSGGPYSKQYAGYDYSQQGQFVPPDMMHPQQPYTGQIFQPAQTYTPATPQPFYGTNFEDEPPLLEELGINFDHIWQKTLTVLHPLKVADGSIMNETDLAGPMVFCLAFGATLLLAGKIQFGYVYGISAIGCLGMFCLLNLMSMTGVSFGCVASVLGYCLLPMILLSSFAVIFSLQGMVGVLLTVGIIGWCSFSASKIFISALAMEGQQLLIAYPCALLYGVFALISIF